A genomic segment from Brevundimonas mediterranea encodes:
- a CDS encoding ATP12 family chaperone protein: protein MSHIPPLDPMVAARKGFRETEETVRRFWTAVSVGPHAAHSSEGGGWAVLLDGRTPQTPAKAPLVLPTEAAAQLVAEEWAAQGEIVEPSTMPATRLASTAIDRIGQAREPVAEEIAAYAGSDVVCYLAEHPTPLVERQRREWGPWRDWAAREMGVALEPVAGIVHRPQSPDAIARVKAHAMAMDDFRLTGLATAVPLLGSAVLALAVEQGALAGGAAFELSRIDELFQEEQWGVDAEAAERTQARRAEAELLDRWFRTLD, encoded by the coding sequence ATGAGCCATATTCCCCCGCTCGATCCCATGGTCGCCGCCCGTAAGGGGTTCCGCGAGACCGAGGAGACGGTGCGTCGCTTCTGGACGGCCGTCTCGGTCGGGCCGCATGCAGCCCATTCGTCTGAGGGGGGCGGCTGGGCCGTGCTGCTGGACGGACGTACGCCCCAGACGCCGGCCAAGGCGCCGCTGGTGCTGCCGACGGAGGCCGCCGCGCAGTTGGTCGCCGAGGAATGGGCTGCGCAGGGTGAGATCGTCGAGCCGTCGACCATGCCGGCGACCCGGCTGGCCTCAACCGCCATCGACCGCATCGGCCAGGCGCGTGAGCCGGTTGCGGAAGAGATCGCCGCCTACGCCGGGTCGGACGTGGTCTGCTACCTGGCCGAACATCCGACGCCGCTGGTCGAGCGCCAGCGCCGTGAATGGGGGCCGTGGCGCGATTGGGCGGCCCGCGAGATGGGGGTGGCTCTGGAGCCAGTCGCGGGCATCGTGCATCGGCCCCAGTCGCCCGACGCCATCGCGCGGGTGAAGGCGCACGCGATGGCGATGGACGATTTCCGCCTGACGGGCCTTGCGACCGCCGTGCCGCTGCTCGGGTCGGCGGTGCTGGCCTTGGCCGTCGAGCAGGGCGCGCTGGCAGGCGGCGCGGCGTTTGAACTGTCGCGGATCGACGAACTGTTTCAGGAGGAGCAGTGGGGCGTGGACGCGGAAGCCGCCGAACGCACCCAGGCCCGCCGCGCCGAGGCGGAACTATTGGACCGGTGGTTCAGGACGTTGGACTAG
- a CDS encoding RluA family pseudouridine synthase — protein sequence MTDQPPIEDAPKREVLTIYVAEDEDGIRLDRWFRRRWPHLSNIQVQKMARSGQIRVDGARIKPEGRLTAGAAVRVPPIPDDTSRQAGDLHTLSERDIAFAKSLVLYEDDMVIAINKPHGLAVQGGTKTSRHVDRLLSAWGEGMDRPRLVHRLDRDTSGVLLLGKGPEAAKRLAGAFARRQAKKTYWAIVIGNPKPYSGQIDMPLKKTGINDFEMMRPADRKDPKAEPAETAFSTISRASHRAAWMALRPFTGRTHQLRAHMAGIGHPILGDPKYGDEKSRELSGPLKLQLHARSIELDHPRGGLLKVTAPLSPEMKAGFAHFGFSEDEAEDDPFLGVKRIR from the coding sequence TTGACCGACCAGCCGCCCATCGAGGACGCGCCCAAGCGCGAAGTCCTGACCATCTACGTCGCCGAGGACGAGGACGGCATCCGCCTGGACCGCTGGTTCCGCAGGCGTTGGCCGCATCTGTCGAACATCCAGGTGCAGAAGATGGCCCGCAGCGGCCAGATCCGCGTGGACGGCGCCCGCATCAAGCCGGAAGGCCGCCTGACCGCCGGCGCCGCCGTGCGCGTGCCGCCGATCCCGGACGACACCTCGCGTCAGGCCGGGGATCTGCACACCCTGTCGGAACGCGACATCGCCTTCGCCAAGTCGCTGGTCCTCTATGAGGACGACATGGTCATCGCCATCAACAAGCCGCACGGCCTGGCGGTTCAGGGCGGCACCAAGACCAGCCGCCACGTCGACCGCCTACTGTCGGCCTGGGGGGAGGGGATGGATCGTCCGCGCCTGGTCCACCGCCTGGACCGCGACACCTCGGGCGTCCTCCTGCTGGGCAAGGGGCCGGAGGCGGCCAAGCGTCTGGCCGGCGCCTTCGCTCGTCGTCAGGCCAAGAAGACCTACTGGGCCATCGTGATCGGCAATCCGAAACCCTATTCGGGCCAGATCGACATGCCGTTGAAGAAGACCGGCATCAACGACTTCGAGATGATGCGCCCGGCCGACCGCAAGGACCCCAAGGCCGAACCAGCCGAGACGGCCTTCAGCACCATTTCCCGCGCCTCGCATCGCGCCGCCTGGATGGCCCTGCGTCCCTTCACCGGCCGGACCCACCAGCTGCGCGCCCATATGGCCGGGATCGGCCACCCGATCCTGGGCGATCCCAAATACGGGGATGAGAAATCCAGGGAGTTGTCCGGCCCGCTGAAGCTGCAGCTCCACGCCCGCAGCATCGAGCTGGATCACCCGCGCGGCGGCCTGCTGAAGGTCACGGCGCCCCTGAGCCCCGAAATGAAAGCCGGCTTCGCCCACTTCGGCTTCTCCGAGGATGAGGCTGAGGACGATCCCTTCCTGGGCGTGAAGAGAATTCGATGA